Within Trichoderma atroviride chromosome 2, complete sequence, the genomic segment CTCACGTAGTGTATCCGAGCTGGTATCGACAGGCCCAATGCCGGCATTAAGAGACTCACGTAAAAGTTTCCTCACTCTTTGTACTGACTGTAAATACTGAGGCAGTTCATCGAGCGCATCGAACATGATTCGGCAAAAGCCATCGAACGCGTCTTgtgccatctcatctcgctCCAGATAGATTAGCAAAACCTCTGCGGCTAGCTGTAGTGACGCAAGAATGTGATGTGGATAAGGGTCCACGCTAATCAATGAGGAGAGTTTGTGTCTGCGCTGAGCTTCGTCTTTGCCGATAGCAACCCGGCAGCTGAGACCAAAGCTGATTGTGCTAAAGATGGTGTGAACGGACTCGCGACGGACGGCATCGAAATCTGGAACAATATCCGTACGTTCAATGGAGGCAGTTAGGCCACACAAAAGGAGTAATCCCATGTGATAGTGCAATAGCAGAAGGTCTGTAAAGCATTAGCTTGGAAGTTTTTTGTCTCACTGTTTGCATATTCGTACAATAGCATAATCGGACATCTTTactgaaaaaaagaatgtgCTTCTCGCAAGCTGCAAGAAGTGGTTTGAAAGTCCTGTTAAAGCGATCCAAGGCCTCTGCGATGAGGAATCGTAGTCTGGCGATGACAGACTCTCCATAGCCATGGTTCATGGCTTCTCTCAGAACTCCGATGAGTTTCCATACATATCCCTTCCAGGTGGATGCCCGATGGACAATATATAGTGTATCATGGCTTGTTGGAACAAATCCATTTTGTCTCCATGCCTCTGTGTTTTCGTGAAATAGCTGAACTCGAGCTTTCACGAGGCAAAAGACTGGCTCTTCCTCAAAGCCAAACACACCACTGCAGAGAATAGAGGGGCATCCTCTAGTcattgatgaagaagtaTCAAATACTACACCGGCCCAATACATCATGGTTTCGGCATGAATGAAATCTTCATTGACGGAGTTGTGAGCATTTGGGACTTTTTTACCGAATGATAAGCCAGTTCCAGAAAACCTGAGATCGCGTCGTTTTACCCTTAGTCTATGGATTTGGCGAAGCGCCATGTCGATGCTGACCTCACCAGCCATGTAAGCATTCTCGATATCCATGGAGGCCTCCTCGGAGATTGGAGTTAGGCCAAATAGATACAAAGCAAGAACAGTTTGGTAGCTTAGCTTGTCAAACACGGCCATGACTCTGGACCTGGCGTTGTTCCAAAGATGATTGCCAAGCACTAGGAGCTGTTGGCTATCAATTGCATTATCCGTCACCAATGGGAGCCAGCGACAAGAGAAGGCATGCACTGCTGATATCAATGCCAACTGAATGGTGCGATCGCCCCTCGAGCAACGGTGGACGATTGGTGTATGCTGGTTGGCGTCGCAGGCACAGTTTGCCCAATCAAGTGACACAACCAGCTGCAGCATTGTGAGGCCAGACATCTGGGTTTGTAATTGGCATGCTGAATATGTAATCAAGGCGTAACAAAGAGGCTACTTACATGGTCGGGCACCACGTAGGGGCTGCAGTCGGGGCCGGTCCACAGAGTAAGGACAGGCTCGAAGATGAGAGTGAAGACTGTCCATAGCCGGTTATGTAATGCTTTGGCCTCGATTTGCTGGGACAGCTCAGAACTAGATATGAGTCTATAGACTTGAAGATTAGAAGCCGAACAGTTAGTGGTAGCAGATGAATAAGCCGGGACAAACTGCGTATTGCCATCACTTTCTGCCGCGGAAGGTGGGTCAGCTTCATCATGCTGTATATCCTCAGAAGGTTCAAAATCATTGGTTATCCCGGCAGCGCCCGTTTGAGAGTGACCTGATGCcgagagacgagagaacTGGCGAGTCCTCGGCCTGCTTACGCCTCTAGCTGCCGTTGTACTCCTACTTGCTCGGTTCCGAATCCACTAACATGGATCATCAGAATGGAACTTTGGTCGGAAGCAAAGGATCAGACTTACCTCATAGGTACATGGTAGAGCTCGCTTCGAACAGTTTGTACACTGAACTTGTGGCGATGGCGAACCAGCATCGGAACCACTGGAAGATGCATGATGGCGCTCTTGTAATCGAGATGCATCACATGCGATACGCTTTCCGCGACAGTAGTCGCAACTGGAGAACTGACGCCGACGTGCAGACTCGGATTCGGATACGCCTCGGACCATGGCGGAACTGTGAAAATGCTGGAGTAGTTTTGATAATAAGCGGTTTTTGTTTGGACAAGGGAGTAGCGGAAGACTAGAATCTCGGATCCgaacagcatcatcatctgggATTAGTCAACCATCCACTCCACCATGGCAGTGGCGCCAAATGACTTACACCAGCTGCCTATCGAATCATTAGAAAACGTATAATTATAAATGTGAAGACTCTTTGGATGCGTTTTATCCCAAGCGGACTTTAGCTCTCAGGAAATAATATTTGGTTTAAATTATCAGAATTAAACAGTTCAAAACTCTCACAGTTCTTGTGCAAGATATGGCTCTGCCCTTTGACGAATGGCCCTCGATTCGGGTCAAGACTGCCGACACCAGCCTTTTCGCCCGTTACGACGGAACTGGCCCAGCTATTTTGCTTTTACATGGCTGTCCGCAGCATTCTGTACGATAATCATaatctttggcagcttcttcttccaatcGTCTGCATATCAGTCCGTTAACATCATGCAGCTCATGTGGCACAAAGTAGGCCCGCTCCTTTCTTCCAAGTATACCGTCATTGCCCCGGACCTACCCGGCATGGGCCAGTCGACCCTGAGTGAATCGGGAAACTATACTTCTGCATCAGCTGCCGCAGCCGTCATAGCACTGCTAGATTTCTTGCATATCCAGAAAGTGGCTGTATTTGGCTATGACAAAGGGGCTTCAGTTGGATCTGTGCTGGCATGGATGTATGCCGATCGCGTGGCGTCTCTAAGTGTTGGAGAATACGCTCTTCCAGCGTTTGGTCATGAGATTTTCCAAAATCCGGATCCATCCAAGAATATATATGGGCATTGGCATCTAGCTCTATTTTCTGTTCCTGAAGCGGCCGAGTTTCTCATCCGCGGGCGTGAGAGAGAATTTCTGAACTGGTATTTCTGGCACAGCTCCTACGCCGCCGGCGCTCTCATATCTCCTGATCATGTCGAGCGCTATGCAGCCGCACTCTCAAAGCCAGGATATCTGCGTTCCATGACAGAGTTTCTGAACGGTAATATTTGGCGCGAGGTTGAATACTTTAAGCCGCTGAGAGACGATCCGATTCGAATCCCCTTGACGGTGCTCTGGGGAGAGGCGAGTATGGTCTCGGAGGAATTTAGCCAGACTTTATGGGGCCCTACAGCAACTTCTGTCAAGACCATGTTTGTACCAAAAGCTGGGCATTGGTTAGGTGTGTATTTTGATGAACACATTCCCCCTTAAAGTTTTGCTGTTGATAATTTATTAGCGGACGAAAACCCAAAGTGGCTGGCGACTTTTATCGATCAAAACGTTGCTGGTTCGGCTGTTGAGCCATCTGTTGCCAACCTGGCGTATCTGGAGAATCTAGTCACCATGATTTAGCCCTACGCCTATGCCTTGGAATACTAGGAAGAAGTCAATTTTATCAAGTCCATATCACTCTACATAACAtttctgcagcttttctATACAGTGAACATCTCAGCGCTGCTATCAATAATGCTAGGCTTCGGTAAGAAGTGCAACTGTATATCTAACCTCCCAAGGCCCTCGCAGCACGCTGCCTATAATACTGCCCCGCCCTCCCattatacatgtacttagATATCTCTACATGCCAATTGTCTTATTAGCATATAAAT encodes:
- a CDS encoding uncharacterized protein (MEROPS:MER0031617), producing the protein MALPFDEWPSIRVKTADTSLFARYDGTGPAILLLHGCPQHSLMWHKVGPLLSSKYTVIAPDLPGMGQSTLSESGNYTSASAAAAVIALLDFLHIQKVAVFGYDKGASVGSVLAWMYADRVASLSVGEYALPAFGHEIFQNPDPSKNIYGHWHLALFSVPEAAEFLIRGREREFLNWYFWHSSYAAGALISPDHVERYAAALSKPGYLRSMTEFLNGNIWREVEYFKPLRDDPIRIPLTVLWGEASMVSEEFSQTLWGPTATSVKTMFVPKAGHWLADENPKWLATFIDQNVAGSAVEPSVANLAYLENLVTMI
- a CDS encoding uncharacterized protein (EggNog:ENOG41~TransMembrane:3 (n4-12c17/18o487-504i525-542o562-581i)) codes for the protein MMMLFGSEILVFRYSLVQTKTAYYQNYSSIFTVPPWSEAYPNPSLHVGVSSPVATTVAESVSHVMHLDYKSAIMHLPVVPMLVRHRHKFSVQTVRSELYHVPMSGFGTEQVGHDEADPPSAAESDGNTQLISSSELSQQIEAKALHNRLWTVFTLIFEPVLTLWTGPDCSPYVVPDHMSGLTMLQLVVSLDWANCACDANQHTPIVHRCSRGDRTIQLALISAVHAFSCRWLPLVTDNAIDSQQLLVLGNHLWNNARSRVMAVFDKLSYQTVLALYLFGLTPISEEASMDIENAYMAGEVSIDMALRQIHRLRVKRRDLRFSGTGLSFGKKVPNAHNSVNEDFIHAETMMYWAGVVFDTSSSMTRGCPSILCSGVFGFEEEPVFCLVKARVQLFHENTEAWRQNGFVPTSHDTLYIVHRASTWKGYVWKLIGVLREAMNHGYGESVIARLRFLIAEALDRFNRTFKPLLAACEKHILFFSKDVRLCYYLLLLHYHMGLLLLCGLTASIERTDIVPDFDAVRRESVHTIFSTISFGLSCRVAIGKDEAQRRHKLSSLISVDPYPHHILASLQLAAEVLLIYLERDEMAQDAFDGFCRIMFDALDELPQYLQSVQRVRKLLRESLNAGIGPVDTSSDTLREPAGGFSGTLGGQQRQQMTRNGRQNSNEDIFYEFSYSSITGSDQLPSFVVRIDEAGHGCQAKTLFARPPIVLSTNS